The nucleotide window GTCGTGCGACGCGGCGGGTGCTTCAAATTCAATAGCTGCCGGCGCTGATCCAGCAAGCGCTAAAGGTCAATTTGGCTTTAAGACCGAGGAGCAGCCACTGCGCTTCGTACCCAACCCAGCGCTGCGCGCCAAGACGCCGCCGCGCGACCACACCGTCATCCGCCTGCCCAGCTACGAGCAGGTCAAGCGCGATCCGGTGCTCTACGCCCACGCCAACCGCGTGCTGCATCTGGAGACCAACCCCGGCAACGCCCGCGCGCTGGTGCAGGCGCACGGCGAGGGTGCGACGGCGCGGGATGTGTGGCTAAACCCGCCGCCGATTCCGCTGACCACGGCGGAAATGGATTACATCTTCGACCTGCCCTACGCGCGCAGTCCGCACCCGCGCTACGCCGACGCGCGTGGCCGGCATGACGGCGAGACCAAGATCCCCGCGTGGGAGATGATTCGCTTTTCCGTGAACATCATGCGCGGCTGCTTCGGCGGCTGCACCTTCTGCAGCATCACCGAGCACGAAGGCCGCATCATCCAGAGCCGCAGCGAAAAATCTATCCTGCGCGAAGTCGAGGAAATGCGCGACAAGGTGCAGGGCTTCACCGGCATCGTCAGCGACCTGGGTGGCCCCACCGCCAACATGTACCGGCTGGGCTGCCGCACGCCCGAGATTGAGGCCGCCTGCCGCAAGCCCAGCTGCGTCTACCCTGGCATCTGCCAGAACCTCACCACCGACCACGCGCCGCTCACGCGCATCTACCAGCGCGCGCGGGCGCTGCCGGGCGTGAAGAAAGTGCTGATCGGCTCCGGCCTGCGCTACGACCTGGCCGTCAAGTCGCCCAGCTACGTGAAAGAGCTGGTGCAGCACCACGTGGGCGGCTATCTGAAGATCGCGCCCGAGCACACCGAAGAGGGGCCGCTGTCCAAGATGATGAAGCCCGGCATCGGCAGCTACGACAAATTCAAGCAGCTGTTCGAGAAGTTCAGCGCCGAGGCGGGCAAGCAGCAGTTCCTCATCCCGTACTTCATCGCCGCGCACCCTGGCACGACGGATGAAGACATGCTGAATCTGGCGCTGTGGCTGAAGAAAAACGGCTTTCGCGCCGACCAGGTGCAGGCCTTCTACCCCTCGCCCATGGCCACGGCGACGACGATGTACCACACCGGCCTGAACCCGCTGGCGGGCATTCACCGCGACGAGCGTGGTGAGCAGGTGGACACTGTGAAGGGCGAACGCCGCCGCCGTCTGCACAAGGCCTTTTTGCGCTACCACGACCCCAACAACTGGCCGTTGCTGCGCGAAGCGCTCAAGCGCATGGGCCGGGGCGATCTGATCGGCAACGGCAAGCAGCACCTGATCCCGACCTGGCAGCCGGTGACAGAGGGGGCTTATCAGAGCGCGCGGCGCACCAATTCAACCGATGCCCGCAAAGCGGCGGCACCGCGCTCTTCACTACAAAAAACGAAGCGCTCCGCGCTTGCCCAGCCTGCGCCGGGGCGTGTTTTGACACAGCACACGGGTTTGCCGCCGCGCAAGCACGGCTGAACGTCACCACACCGTCCGCACGCCGAACTGCGCGAACGCATCATCGCGCGTCACCAGCGTCAAGCCTTCCAGATCGGCCTGCGCGGCCAGCATGCGGTCGAACGGGTCGCGGTTATCGGCGGCATGGCTGCCCGCCTTCAGCGCGTGTGGCCAAGTGATGGGCAGGTGCCCAAAACCATCGGCCTGCACCAGCGCATTGAATCGCGGCAGCGCCGCGCTCACGCTGCCCAGCTTGCCCAGGCGGTGTTTGGTCGCCATTTCCCACGCACTGGCGGCGCTGACGAGGACTGGCAATGCCTCATCGGCGATCAGGGCGCGTGCGGAGGCGGGAAGTTGCGCATCGTTAGTCCACCACCAGATCAGCGCGTGGGTGTCGAGCAGCAGCTTCACTCGCCGCTCCAGGCGGCAAGTTCGGCATCGGGCAGTGCATCGAAGAAGGATGCATCCAGTGTTTTGCCGGCCAGCCGGCCGCTCTGGCGCTGGCTGCGCGCGGGCTCCAGCGGCACCATGCGCGCGTAGGGTTTGCCGGCCTTGGCAAGAATGACCTCCTGCCCTGCATGCACCTTCTCCAGCAGGCGCGAGAAGTGCGTCTTGGCTTCGTGAACGTTGACGGTGAGTGGCGTGGGCATGGCTTGGAGAGCAAGAGCCTGTTCAATGAACGGCTTATGTTAGTCCGATGAGTGGACTAAGTCAAACGACGCTCAATCTCGCGGGCCATGGCCCACAATCCCACGCGCAACGCCACCAACAACAAAGGAAGGGGAGACATGGCCCTGCACGACCTCGACATCGCCCGCCGCGCCACGCTGCGCCGCATCACCGATCTGGCGCGCGAGCGCCTGGGCATCAACGAGGCGCAGCTCGTGCCCTACGGCCACCACAAGGCCAAGATCGCGCTGCCGTACCTGCAATCGCTGACCGAGCGGCCCGACGGCCAGCTGATCCTGGTCACCGCCACCAGTCCCACGCCGGCGGGCGAGGGCAAGACGACCACTTCCATCGGTCTGGCCGACGCGATGAACCTGCTTGGCCACAAGGCCGTGCTGGCGCTGCGCGAGCCCTCCATCGGCCCCGTGTTCGGCATGAAGGGCGGCGCGGCCGGCGGCGGGCGCGCGCAGGTGGGGCCGATGGAAGACATCAATCTGCACTTCACCGGCGACTTTCACGCCATCGCGCTGGCGCACAACCTGCTGGCGGCGATGATCGACAACCACATCCACCAGGGCAACGCGCTGGGCATCGACGTGCGGCGCGTGTTCTGGCGCCGCGTGGT belongs to Ottowia testudinis and includes:
- a CDS encoding YgiQ family radical SAM protein gives rise to the protein MNAPLDVSFFPRAAKPLTSYKPYWAKRFGTAPFLPMSRAEMEALGWDSCDVILVTGDAYVDHPSFGMAVIGRVLEAQGFRVGIIAQPDWHSAEAFKALGKPNLFWGVTAGNMDSMINRYTADRKIRSDDAYTPGDVGGKRPDRAAIVYSQRCREAFKDVPIVLGGIEGSLRRIAHYDYWSDKVRRSIVVDSKCDLLLYGNAERALVEVAHRLARREPIEQITDVRGTAFVMRAAAEGWFEIDSTEVDQPGRVEANINPYQTTSEQAAGQGASCDAAGASNSIAAGADPASAKGQFGFKTEEQPLRFVPNPALRAKTPPRDHTVIRLPSYEQVKRDPVLYAHANRVLHLETNPGNARALVQAHGEGATARDVWLNPPPIPLTTAEMDYIFDLPYARSPHPRYADARGRHDGETKIPAWEMIRFSVNIMRGCFGGCTFCSITEHEGRIIQSRSEKSILREVEEMRDKVQGFTGIVSDLGGPTANMYRLGCRTPEIEAACRKPSCVYPGICQNLTTDHAPLTRIYQRARALPGVKKVLIGSGLRYDLAVKSPSYVKELVQHHVGGYLKIAPEHTEEGPLSKMMKPGIGSYDKFKQLFEKFSAEAGKQQFLIPYFIAAHPGTTDEDMLNLALWLKKNGFRADQVQAFYPSPMATATTMYHTGLNPLAGIHRDERGEQVDTVKGERRRRLHKAFLRYHDPNNWPLLREALKRMGRGDLIGNGKQHLIPTWQPVTEGAYQSARRTNSTDARKAAAPRSSLQKTKRSALAQPAPGRVLTQHTGLPPRKHG
- a CDS encoding type II toxin-antitoxin system Phd/YefM family antitoxin, with the protein product MPTPLTVNVHEAKTHFSRLLEKVHAGQEVILAKAGKPYARMVPLEPARSQRQSGRLAGKTLDASFFDALPDAELAAWSGE
- a CDS encoding type II toxin-antitoxin system VapC family toxin; translated protein: MKLLLDTHALIWWWTNDAQLPASARALIADEALPVLVSAASAWEMATKHRLGKLGSVSAALPRFNALVQADGFGHLPITWPHALKAGSHAADNRDPFDRMLAAQADLEGLTLVTRDDAFAQFGVRTVW